In a single window of the Pelagibacterium sp. 26DY04 genome:
- the phnE gene encoding phosphonate ABC transporter, permease protein PhnE, with protein sequence MTASSQRQTAVGSRARDRDRQRAWGQFLLSVMIVLLVVWSWSGSEIDLPRLAESGGRIAEFVGRMMPPDLSVLPVVIESSAETLRIAILGTVGCIFLSAVLGLLAARNLTPAIVHVPLKAVLAVIRGVPLILVAMLMVGAVGLGALPGILAIAFHATGMLAKFYAEAIESIDPAPIEALESAGATFLQKLRFGAWPQIAPDVLRDTLFRFEMNLRESLILGIVGAGGIGFYIQMYVRAFQYDKVATLTIVVIAFVVVIELVNNAIRGLLR encoded by the coding sequence ATGACGGCGAGTTCCCAAAGGCAAACCGCGGTAGGCAGCCGCGCGCGAGATCGCGACAGGCAACGCGCCTGGGGGCAGTTCCTGCTCTCGGTCATGATCGTTCTGCTCGTCGTGTGGTCGTGGAGCGGCAGCGAGATCGACCTGCCGCGCCTGGCCGAGAGCGGCGGGCGGATCGCCGAGTTCGTGGGCAGGATGATGCCGCCCGATCTTTCGGTGCTGCCGGTGGTCATCGAATCCTCGGCCGAGACGCTGCGCATTGCGATCCTGGGTACCGTGGGCTGCATTTTTCTCTCGGCCGTTCTTGGCCTGCTGGCAGCGCGGAACCTGACCCCGGCGATCGTCCATGTTCCGCTTAAGGCGGTCCTCGCTGTCATTCGTGGCGTACCGCTGATCCTCGTCGCGATGCTGATGGTCGGTGCCGTGGGGCTGGGCGCGCTGCCCGGCATACTGGCCATCGCCTTCCATGCCACCGGTATGCTCGCAAAATTCTACGCCGAGGCCATCGAGAGCATCGACCCCGCCCCAATCGAGGCGCTGGAGAGCGCCGGCGCGACCTTTCTTCAAAAGCTGCGTTTCGGCGCCTGGCCGCAGATCGCTCCGGACGTCCTTCGGGATACCTTGTTCCGCTTCGAGATGAACCTGCGCGAATCCCTCATCCTGGGCATCGTGGGGGCGGGCGGCATCGGCTTTTACATCCAGATGTATGTGCGTGCGTTCCAATACGACAAGGTCGCGACGCTGACGATCGTGGTGATCGCCTTCGTGGTCGTCATAGAACTGGTCAACAACGCCATCCGCGGCCTTCTGCGCTAG
- a CDS encoding cytochrome c oxidase assembly protein, whose translation MIAESFDSYCGPPPVPDSIWLQWNFDPFAIALMALIAIGWFTQGRRDSAGRAAILGALVLVGVAFLSPICALTVALFSVRVAHHVILISVTAPLLALALPWRGGPRLPLALLAVLSAITLWIWHAPLAYEWAISAALPYWLMQLTLLATSWLFWREIFSPQRQVGPSILALLSFVAQMGLLGAILVFARRPIYPPHFLTTEPFGISALSDQQLAGLVMWVPAMFPYIAVALWLLMRFLSSPDDTKRPETPV comes from the coding sequence ATGATTGCTGAATCCTTCGACTCCTATTGCGGCCCGCCGCCCGTGCCGGACAGTATTTGGCTGCAATGGAATTTCGACCCCTTTGCCATCGCGCTCATGGCCCTGATCGCTATTGGGTGGTTCACCCAAGGTAGAAGGGATTCAGCAGGAAGAGCGGCAATACTCGGGGCGCTTGTCTTGGTTGGCGTTGCATTCCTCTCGCCCATTTGCGCCTTGACCGTAGCGCTGTTCTCCGTTCGAGTAGCCCATCATGTCATCCTGATCTCGGTGACGGCCCCCCTGCTCGCACTTGCGCTGCCTTGGCGGGGAGGCCCCCGGCTGCCACTTGCCCTACTGGCGGTGCTCAGCGCCATCACGTTGTGGATCTGGCACGCTCCATTGGCCTATGAATGGGCGATCAGCGCCGCTCTTCCATACTGGTTAATGCAATTGACCTTGCTTGCCACCTCTTGGCTCTTCTGGCGTGAAATCTTCAGCCCGCAGCGGCAAGTTGGACCGAGCATACTGGCGCTGCTTTCGTTTGTGGCACAAATGGGTCTGCTCGGCGCCATCTTGGTTTTTGCGCGCAGACCGATTTATCCACCGCACTTCCTGACAACGGAGCCGTTTGGAATCTCTGCTCTCAGCGACCAGCAACTTGCAGGCTTAGTGATGTGGGTCCCCGCAATGTTTCCGTACATCGCCGTCGCGCTGTGGTTGCTGATGCGGTTCCTGAGCAGTCCAGACGACACCAAACGTCCCGAAACCCCCGTATGA
- a CDS encoding cytochrome c biogenesis protein CcdA: MGFEIASIGILAALFAGMISFLSPCVLPLVPGYVSYITGNMDRSSVAVRSNALLLSICFVAGFATIFVALGASATALSRLLLSWRYEANIVGGAIVIVFGVFTTSLVRFPWLSQELRYHGALKGGGPAGAYVLGLAFGFGWTPCIGPILGAILTVSATSEAAGSGILLLSIYSAGLGVPFLLTATFADSLTARLKHMRRLGRVLQILAGIVMILMGVAMITGQMSAFAFWLLERFPVFARIG; the protein is encoded by the coding sequence ATGGGCTTTGAGATTGCCAGTATCGGGATTTTGGCAGCACTATTTGCAGGCATGATCTCGTTTCTTTCACCCTGCGTGCTTCCCCTGGTGCCGGGATATGTCTCCTACATCACAGGCAACATGGATCGCAGCAGCGTGGCGGTGCGCTCGAACGCCTTGCTCCTGAGCATCTGTTTTGTAGCCGGGTTTGCTACGATTTTTGTTGCGCTCGGGGCAAGCGCCACAGCGCTCAGCAGGCTGCTGCTTTCGTGGCGCTACGAAGCCAACATCGTCGGAGGGGCGATCGTCATTGTGTTCGGCGTCTTTACGACCAGCCTCGTCAGGTTTCCATGGCTCTCTCAGGAACTTCGATATCATGGTGCCCTGAAGGGTGGGGGGCCGGCTGGCGCCTATGTCTTGGGGCTGGCGTTCGGCTTCGGCTGGACGCCCTGCATCGGCCCGATCCTCGGCGCAATCCTCACCGTAAGCGCGACGTCAGAGGCGGCAGGAAGCGGCATCCTGCTGCTCTCGATCTACTCGGCAGGTCTTGGGGTGCCATTTCTGCTCACCGCCACCTTTGCAGACAGCTTAACGGCAAGGCTCAAGCACATGCGTCGGCTGGGCCGGGTGCTACAGATCCTCGCCGGGATAGTGATGATCCTTATGGGCGTGGCGATGATCACCGGTCAGATGTCCGCATTTGCTTTTTGGCTTCTCGAGCGCTTTCCGGTGTTCGCACGTATAGGATAA
- a CDS encoding murein L,D-transpeptidase family protein — protein sequence MAEINSSPSEPMMIRLYKQTSTLEVWKRTSDGTYRLLKTYDICKWSGELGPKFREGDHQSPEGFYNVTPDLMNPNSSYWLSFNVGFPNKFDQAWERTGTNLMIHGDCLSVGCYAMTDDGIKEIFALARETFRGGNRSFQLQLLPFPMTEANIQANASSPHVDFWRNLKEGADIFDNTSIPPTWDVCDRRYVFNVNDPRTAPLDPLGPCPVL from the coding sequence ATGGCCGAAATCAACTCATCGCCATCTGAGCCGATGATGATCCGCCTCTACAAACAGACCTCGACGCTCGAGGTTTGGAAACGAACCAGCGATGGCACGTACAGACTCTTAAAGACGTACGACATTTGCAAATGGTCGGGGGAACTGGGACCGAAATTCCGCGAAGGCGATCATCAATCACCGGAGGGCTTTTACAACGTCACTCCCGACCTTATGAACCCGAACTCTTCCTATTGGCTATCGTTCAACGTCGGTTTTCCGAACAAATTTGATCAGGCTTGGGAGCGCACAGGAACAAACTTGATGATTCACGGAGACTGCCTGTCAGTTGGCTGCTACGCTATGACCGACGATGGTATCAAGGAGATTTTCGCACTCGCACGGGAAACATTCAGAGGCGGAAATCGATCCTTCCAACTACAGTTGCTGCCCTTTCCGATGACTGAAGCCAACATTCAAGCGAACGCATCGAGTCCTCACGTTGATTTCTGGCGCAATCTCAAAGAGGGCGCGGATATCTTCGACAACACAAGCATCCCGCCGACATGGGATGTCTGCGACAGGCGCTATGTCTTCAACGTGAATGATCCCCGAACCGCCCCCCTGGATCCCTTAGGCCCTTGCCCGGTTTTGTAG
- a CDS encoding DUF2171 domain-containing protein — translation MHDLSGIKAGMKVLGADDARVGIVASVDEDRIRLEAVDIGSHAGHKHYIPGGIVAIVEENTVRLSATGANAVLLDEEIDGSPAD, via the coding sequence ATGCACGATCTCTCCGGCATCAAAGCTGGAATGAAAGTGCTTGGAGCCGACGACGCGCGGGTGGGTATAGTTGCTTCAGTCGATGAGGACCGTATTCGGTTGGAAGCCGTCGACATTGGGTCGCACGCAGGCCACAAGCACTACATCCCAGGCGGCATTGTGGCCATCGTGGAAGAGAATACCGTCCGCCTTTCGGCCACCGGCGCCAATGCGGTCCTGCTGGATGAGGAAATCGACGGCTCGCCAGCCGACTAA
- a CDS encoding phosphatase PAP2 family protein produces the protein MVILALLFALSVWTIVNIDRPIAIWMRAFPEELSALANHITRLGAGVEVLVGSGALLILLAFLPRARLRRRIVVGANAVVAAAAFIFLSVAGGGLAALITKYSIGRARPGVSQGEYPLDFQVFALNPDYAAFPSGHATTAGAMAMALALVFPRFRSIFISIGILISLSRQLVGVHWPSDTVMGWAVGVGFTLWLAHVFARRRLLFVYSADGTLRPRLAGMPLVSLLLRNARKTTTPG, from the coding sequence TTGGTCATTCTCGCGCTATTGTTTGCTCTTTCGGTGTGGACGATAGTCAATATCGATCGTCCGATTGCGATCTGGATGCGCGCATTCCCCGAAGAGCTGTCTGCCCTCGCCAATCACATCACACGACTGGGTGCAGGCGTGGAAGTGCTCGTAGGCTCGGGCGCGCTGCTCATCCTATTGGCTTTCCTGCCCAGGGCGCGGTTGCGTCGCCGAATCGTGGTGGGCGCCAACGCCGTCGTGGCTGCGGCAGCGTTTATTTTTCTCTCGGTCGCTGGCGGCGGACTTGCTGCACTGATTACGAAGTATTCGATTGGTCGCGCCCGGCCCGGGGTGTCGCAAGGGGAGTATCCCCTTGACTTCCAGGTGTTCGCCCTCAACCCAGACTACGCAGCCTTTCCATCTGGCCATGCGACGACCGCTGGCGCCATGGCCATGGCCCTTGCACTGGTTTTCCCTCGGTTTCGATCGATTTTCATTTCCATCGGCATCCTGATCAGCCTGTCCAGGCAATTGGTCGGCGTTCACTGGCCAAGCGACACGGTGATGGGGTGGGCGGTAGGGGTCGGCTTTACCCTCTGGCTTGCCCATGTCTTCGCCCGTCGCCGCTTGCTCTTCGTCTATAGCGCGGACGGCACCTTGCGGCCGAGGTTGGCCGGCATGCCGCTCGTGTCCCTTCTGCTCAGAAACGCACGAAAAACGACCACACCCGGCTAG
- a CDS encoding M23 family metallopeptidase codes for MSGRTSSYQMLACWAVLGGLLVTNVLTFTILRNNEDLSDFWNNQSSVVLRAYEGRIAELSMNVDRLRSREIANSGTATLRGQELGERQAQLEDQFLSIEMLAKTALAPELVPFSQPNEGPVLPAADGASPAEQLDLLEANLRVMEEETRESMTLLSETMDRSVEIIVAELRRVGHEPALSDLALGGPFLDASDFPSGSETPDIVDILTAMGRLEEARRAMDDVPIHRPIETTRISSNFGLRQDPFTGQSAFHSGIDFPAPTGTPILSAGRGTVTFVGWKGDYGRVVEITHASGLMSRYPHLSRALVDQGDEVEADMVIALAGSTGRSTGPHLHFEIRNESSAIDPTPYLAAGRRLEVFDPWFTTASR; via the coding sequence GTGAGCGGTCGTACATCATCATACCAAATGCTCGCTTGCTGGGCGGTGCTTGGCGGGCTGCTTGTCACCAATGTGCTCACGTTCACAATCCTCCGCAACAATGAGGATCTCAGCGATTTCTGGAACAACCAAAGTTCCGTGGTGCTGAGGGCATATGAAGGTCGCATCGCCGAGTTGAGCATGAATGTTGACCGGCTTCGATCCAGAGAAATCGCTAACTCTGGAACGGCAACTCTCAGAGGTCAGGAATTGGGTGAACGCCAGGCACAGCTGGAAGATCAGTTCCTTTCGATAGAGATGCTCGCAAAGACGGCACTTGCTCCCGAGTTGGTACCATTCTCCCAGCCGAACGAAGGTCCGGTCCTTCCGGCAGCGGATGGGGCGAGCCCTGCTGAGCAGCTTGACCTTCTTGAAGCGAACCTAAGAGTAATGGAAGAAGAGACCCGCGAGTCGATGACGCTTCTTTCCGAGACGATGGACCGATCAGTCGAGATCATCGTTGCAGAGCTGCGGCGCGTCGGACATGAGCCGGCTTTGAGCGATCTGGCCCTTGGCGGTCCCTTTTTGGATGCCAGCGATTTTCCATCGGGTTCCGAGACCCCTGATATCGTCGATATCCTTACTGCCATGGGACGCTTGGAAGAAGCGCGCAGGGCCATGGACGATGTACCAATTCATCGACCGATCGAAACTACCCGCATAAGCTCCAACTTCGGTTTGCGCCAAGATCCTTTCACTGGCCAATCCGCGTTTCATTCCGGCATAGACTTTCCCGCTCCGACTGGCACGCCGATTCTGAGCGCGGGCCGCGGGACCGTCACTTTTGTCGGTTGGAAGGGCGACTACGGCAGGGTGGTCGAAATTACCCACGCCTCGGGCCTGATGTCGCGCTACCCCCATCTTTCGCGTGCACTGGTCGACCAAGGGGATGAGGTCGAAGCAGATATGGTGATCGCGCTCGCCGGCTCTACCGGCCGGTCGACCGGACCCCATCTGCATTTTGAAATTCGCAACGAGAGCAGTGCAATCGACCCTACGCCGTACTTGGCTGCCGGAAGGCGTTTAGAAGTATTCGATCCGTGGTTCACGACCGCCTCACGGTAA
- a CDS encoding cytochrome bc complex cytochrome b subunit — MATSSDSKATTHSGGYVPGTRIERWLDERLPILRFSKEHLMDFPTPRNLNYWWTFGGILAFMLVVQIVTGVVLVMHYTPNVDLAFASVEQIRRDVNYGRIIQGTHAVGASMFFFAAYVHMFRGLYYGSYKAPREIIWMLGVILFILLMATAFMGYVLPWGQMSLWGATVITGLFSAIPVVGEPIQTLLLGGFSVANPTLNRFFSLHYLLPFIIAAVVVLHIWALHVPGNNNPTGVEVKESRDALPFHPYYTMKDLFAIVVFLIPFAWFVFFAPDILGHADNYIPANPQVTPAYIVPEWYLLPFYTMLRAIDFNVLFIEAKLGGVIVMFGSLLVLFVLPWLDTSKVRSGTFRPLFKPFFWLFVVNFIALAYLGAQPAEGIYVLLAKVTTAYYFAYFLVILPILGRIEKPAPLPASISQSVLGERGSGPNEKIA, encoded by the coding sequence TTGGCGACATCGAGCGACTCGAAAGCAACGACCCACTCGGGCGGCTACGTGCCCGGCACCAGGATCGAACGCTGGCTCGATGAAAGGCTTCCGATCCTTAGGTTCTCCAAGGAGCACCTGATGGATTTCCCCACCCCCAGGAACCTCAACTACTGGTGGACGTTCGGGGGCATTCTCGCCTTCATGCTGGTAGTGCAGATCGTGACGGGTGTCGTGCTTGTCATGCACTACACACCAAACGTGGACCTCGCTTTCGCCTCGGTCGAGCAGATTCGCCGTGACGTCAACTACGGGCGCATCATCCAGGGTACACATGCCGTGGGCGCGTCGATGTTCTTCTTTGCAGCCTATGTCCATATGTTTCGCGGACTCTATTACGGGTCCTACAAGGCTCCGCGCGAGATCATCTGGATGCTCGGGGTGATCCTGTTCATCCTGCTCATGGCCACGGCCTTCATGGGGTACGTGCTGCCCTGGGGCCAGATGAGCCTCTGGGGCGCCACGGTTATCACCGGCCTCTTCTCTGCGATCCCGGTCGTGGGCGAGCCGATCCAGACCCTGCTGCTGGGCGGCTTCTCGGTCGCCAACCCAACGCTCAACCGCTTCTTCTCGCTTCACTACCTTCTGCCATTTATCATCGCAGCGGTCGTCGTTCTGCACATCTGGGCGCTTCACGTGCCGGGGAACAACAACCCTACCGGCGTAGAGGTGAAAGAGAGCCGCGATGCGCTGCCTTTCCACCCTTACTATACGATGAAGGACCTGTTCGCGATCGTCGTCTTTCTGATTCCGTTCGCCTGGTTCGTGTTCTTCGCCCCCGACATCTTGGGGCATGCCGACAATTACATACCGGCCAATCCGCAGGTTACTCCAGCTTACATCGTGCCCGAATGGTACCTTCTGCCCTTCTACACCATGCTGCGGGCCATCGATTTCAACGTCCTCTTCATCGAAGCCAAGCTGGGCGGGGTCATCGTGATGTTCGGGTCGCTTCTGGTCCTGTTCGTCCTGCCGTGGCTCGACACATCCAAGGTGCGCTCGGGGACGTTCCGCCCGCTGTTCAAGCCGTTCTTCTGGCTGTTCGTCGTGAACTTCATCGCGCTGGCCTATCTGGGCGCGCAGCCCGCCGAAGGGATCTATGTTCTCCTCGCCAAAGTGACGACGGCATACTATTTTGCCTACTTCCTCGTCATATTGCCGATCTTGGGACGTATCGAAAAACCTGCGCCGTTACCGGCAAGCATATCGCAAAGCGTTTTGGGCGAGAGAGGTAGTGGACCGAACGAAAAAATTGCGTAA